The following are from one region of the Magallana gigas chromosome 6, xbMagGiga1.1, whole genome shotgun sequence genome:
- the LOC105347626 gene encoding E3 ubiquitin-protein ligase TRIM71-like yields MMASIDEDLQDLVECDLCQQPVSFFCRRCGVNLCDPCVPIHLRVKSKNGHNIVDYTSKNDDDTCHCDSHPQNDCSAYCKTCDAPICILCVSIKHKSHEMSELSDKIEELLKVITRENDRLQSSKHDLERVLDHKTKILSLIPSIYKKRKDEVTARGEKWHQLIDKTVKKIHQELDDLQKEHEAVLQKQKKEFEELIGKVNEMNGQKRKLQKSKNVTEMQTFVPVIEKQETLSEYTQYSLPTFYECQIDAKYLQTYFGYIDKMQERKTSMMEQKLKEIDFSVRAILEVPTVTSVINTGFPASEKYESRLYDMAVTDDNKVWMGGYSTELKLFDLQGHLHHTVNITGIVCCLYLCIYNKKVVYTDQPNKCVQMISDTDTVVKMFTTGDWKPRGVTSAASGDLLVCLQKDDHSKVVRYSSTGTVLQEIQYDSQSQPLYIRAVYITENLNGDIIVTDWTKKAVIAVDKLGIFRYSYSEKDSDFKPSSVATDSVGHVIVTDLNDDKIHMLDRDGRFLRYIIPDGGIKNPRGVCILGHSEMMVGECVTGIAKRIKYLEE; encoded by the coding sequence ATGATGGCATCTATAGATGAAGACCTGCAGGATTTGGTTGAATGTGATCTTTGTCAACAACCAGTTTCGTTTTTCTGCAGACGATGCGGGGTCAATCTCTGTGACCCCTGTGTCCCCATACATCTACGCGTGAAATCTAAGAACGGCCACAACATAGTGGATTACACCAGTAAGAATGATGACGACACATGTCACTGTGATTCCCATCCCCAAAACGATTGTTCCGCGTACTGTAAAACTTGTGATGCTCCGATATGCATTCTTTGTGTTTCTATCAAGCACAAATCACACGAAATGTCCGAGCTGTCTGATAAAATTGAAGaacttttaaaagttattacAAGGGAAAATGATCGACTTCAGTCATCCAAACATGATTTAGAAAGAGTTCTAGACCACAAGACGAAGATATTGTCCTTGATACCGTCAATTTACAAAAAGAGGAAAGATGAAGTTACAGCGCGGGGAGAAAAGTGGCACCAACTGATCGATAAGACCGTAAAGAAAATTCACCAGGAACTTGATGACTTGCAAAAAGAACACGAGGCTGTACTACAGAAACAAAAGAAAGAGTTTGAAGAATTGATTGGGAAAGTGAATGAAATGAACGGGCAAAAGAGAAAATTACAGAAATCAAAGAACGTCACAGAAATGCAGACTTTTGTACCAGTGATTGAAAAACAAGAAACATTGAGCGAGTACACTCAGTATTCACTTCCTACATTCTATGAATGTCAAATAGATGCAAAGTATTTGCAAACTTATTTCGGATACATTGATAAAATGCAGGAAAGGAAAACCTCTATGATGGaacagaaattaaaagaaattgacTTTTCGGTTAGAGCAATATTAGAGGTACCAACAGTCACTTCTGTTATAAACACCGGGTTCCCTGCAAGTGAAAAGTACGAAAGTCGTCTGTATGACATGGCCGTTACCGACGATAACAAAGTGTGGATGGGAGGATACAGCACAGAACTGAAGTTGTTTGACCTCCAGGGTCACCTCCACCACACTGTCAATATTACTGGCATAGTTTGTTGTCTGTACTTATGTATATACAACAAAAAAGTAGTGTATACGGACCAACCAAATAAATGCGTACAAATGATATCTGACACCGACACTGTGGTGAAGATGTTCACTACCGGGGACTGGAAGCCACGTGGCGTCACAAGCGCGGCGTCCGGTGATCTACTGGTCTGTCTCCAGAAAGACGATCATTCCAAGGTCGTCCGATACAGCAGTACCGGTACCGTGCTCCAGGAAATCCAGTACGACTCGCAGTCTCAACCTCTGTACATACGGGCGGTTTACATCACTGAGAATTTAAACGGGGACATCATTGTAACTGACTGGACGAAAAAAGCAGTCATTGCTGTCGATAAATTGGGTATATTCCGGTACTCGTACTCGGAAAAGGACAGTGATTTTAAACCTTCTTCAGTGGCCACTGATTCTGTCGGTCACGTCATCGTTACTGACTTAAACGATGACAAGATTCACATGCTGGACAGAGACGGACGATTCCTGAGGTACATTATTCCTGACGGAGGAATAAAAAACCCACGCGGCGTGTGTATCCTTGGTCACAGTGAGATGATGGTGGGAGAGTGTGTGACCGGAATTGCCAAAAGAATTAAATACTTAGAAGAATGA